The window AAGCATCTAAAAACAATAAATATGTATTGCTGAATGCACCTCAGGATAAATTGGATGATATCATTCGCATTTTACCCGGTGTAAAATCTCCAACGGTATTGCCATTGGCAGAACCAGGGTGGTTTAGTGTACATTCTGTAATAGCGGAAGATCGTTTTTGGGAGCTGATTGATGAATTAAGAGCTACAGGTGCTCAGGGAATTTTAATTGTGCCCATAGAAAAAATGATTGTATGATGAAGCGAATTGTAAATCCAACCAAAGAGCAATGCTTAGGTAGTTTAAAACGACCTGAAAAGGAAAGTCAAAGTCTCGAACAAACAGTTGCCATTGTATTTGATGAAGTAAAATCGTCGGGCGATCGTGCCGTAAGGAAAAATACGAAGCAATTTGATAAAGTGGATTTGGATCAGATTGAGGTGACTAAAGAAGAAATTGCATTGGCGGTTGAACAGGTTTCCAAATCGCTGAAAAACGCCATTGAAATTGCTAAAAATAATATTGAGAAGTTTCATCATTCCCAACGCGAGGAAGTGAAAATGATGGAAACCATACCGGGTGTTACCTGCTGGAGAGAAAGTAAAGCCATTGGAAGTGTTGGATTGTACATTCCAGGTGGAACAGCTCCACTTTTTTCTACTGTACTTATGTTGGGGGTTCCTGCTAAAATTGCGGGCTGTAAAAAAATTGTTTTGTGTTCTCCTCCCGATAAATCCGGAAAAATTCATCCTGCCATTTTATATGCTGCTCAATTATGTGGCATTACCCAGGTGTTTAAAGTGGGAGGAATTCAGGCAATTGCTGCTATGACTTTCGGAACGGAATCGATTCCCCGTGTAAGTAAAATTTTTGGTCCCGGTAATCAATATGTAACCGCAGCCAAACAATATGCCATGCGAAAAGGAATTGCCATTGATATGCCAGCTGGTCCTTCTGAAGTTTTGGTTTTGGCCGACGATTCCGCTGATCCTTCATTTGTGGCGGCAGATTTATTGTCTCAGGCTGAACATGGGAATGA of the Flavobacteriales bacterium genome contains:
- the hisD gene encoding histidinol dehydrogenase, whose protein sequence is MKRIVNPTKEQCLGSLKRPEKESQSLEQTVAIVFDEVKSSGDRAVRKNTKQFDKVDLDQIEVTKEEIALAVEQVSKSLKNAIEIAKNNIEKFHHSQREEVKMMETIPGVTCWRESKAIGSVGLYIPGGTAPLFSTVLMLGVPAKIAGCKKIVLCSPPDKSGKIHPAILYAAQLCGITQVFKVGGIQAIAAMTFGTESIPRVSKIFGPGNQYVTAAKQYAMRKGIAIDMPAGPSEVLVLADDSADPSFVAADLLSQAEHGNDSQVILLCFSESFANAVEQELKQQLKELPRKDIAAAALENSKVIIVNSEQMAIDIVNEYAPEHLIISVEDEGVYLDEIENAGSVFLGKYTPESAGDYASGTNHTLPTNGYAKAYSGVSLDSFVKKITFQRISPKGLQALGPSIEIMAEAEELMAHKNAVSVRLKKLRS